The following proteins come from a genomic window of Fontisubflavum oceani:
- the msrQ gene encoding protein-methionine-sulfoxide reductase heme-binding subunit MsrQ: MLVDRINRGLRLVPPWALYIVGAAWAAWLFYLGATGGLGVEPIEALEHEYGEIALQLVILGLVVTPLRQIAGINAFKFRRAIGVVAFFYVLAHFLVWALLDVQSLSRVWADIVDRPYITIGMAGFALLIPLAVTSNNLSVRRMGAAAWRKLHKLVYPAALLGAVHYVWLAKGFQLEPMIYLAVVLGLLALRLPVIRTRLAS, encoded by the coding sequence ATGCTGGTTGACCGGATCAATCGTGGTTTGCGACTGGTGCCGCCATGGGCGCTCTACATCGTCGGAGCGGCTTGGGCGGCCTGGTTGTTCTATCTCGGGGCGACCGGTGGGCTTGGCGTCGAGCCGATCGAAGCGCTGGAGCATGAATATGGCGAGATCGCGCTTCAACTGGTCATCCTTGGTCTTGTCGTCACCCCGCTCCGCCAGATTGCAGGCATCAATGCGTTTAAGTTCCGCCGCGCGATCGGGGTCGTCGCCTTCTTCTATGTCTTGGCGCATTTCTTGGTCTGGGCCCTGCTTGATGTCCAAAGCCTGAGCCGAGTCTGGGCGGATATCGTGGACCGGCCCTATATCACGATTGGGATGGCGGGTTTTGCTTTGCTGATCCCCTTGGCGGTCACATCAAACAACCTGTCGGTCCGGCGGATGGGCGCGGCCGCCTGGCGCAAGCTGCATAAGCTTGTGTACCCGGCGGCGCTTCTCGGTGCGGTGCATTACGTTTGGCTGGCAAAAGGCTTCCAGCTAGAGCCGATGATCTATTTGGCGGTGGTTTTGGGGCTTTTGGCACTTCGACTGCCGGTTATTCGCACCCGACTCGCCAGTTGA
- the msrP gene encoding protein-methionine-sulfoxide reductase catalytic subunit MsrP encodes MYLNRRQIMAGSGALLGAGLIGGQAQAQDLEPNTWEEITNYNNFYEFGTGKDDPAAHAHMMTTEPWEIVVDGLVDNPGTYSFAEIMEGMTVEERIYRLRCVEAWSMVVPWNGFELADLLEGVGVQDGAQYVAFETLNRPEEMPGLRFPVLEWPYREGLRLDEAMHPLTIMATGLYGEPMPNQNGAPIRLVVPWKYGFKSIKSIVRITLTADQPLASWNMAQPREYGFYSNVNPNVDHPRWSQATERRIGGGLFASRQDTLMFNGYEDEVASLYEGMDLSEFF; translated from the coding sequence ATGTATCTGAACCGCCGCCAGATCATGGCGGGCAGTGGCGCGCTTCTTGGCGCCGGGCTGATTGGGGGGCAGGCACAGGCTCAGGACCTGGAGCCCAATACCTGGGAAGAGATCACCAACTATAACAACTTCTATGAGTTCGGGACCGGCAAGGACGACCCTGCTGCACATGCGCATATGATGACGACCGAGCCATGGGAGATCGTGGTCGATGGGCTGGTCGACAATCCCGGCACCTATTCCTTTGCCGAGATCATGGAGGGGATGACGGTTGAGGAACGCATCTATCGCCTGCGCTGTGTCGAGGCTTGGTCGATGGTTGTGCCGTGGAACGGATTTGAACTGGCCGATCTGCTGGAGGGGGTTGGCGTGCAGGATGGCGCGCAATATGTGGCGTTTGAGACGCTGAACCGGCCCGAGGAAATGCCCGGCCTCCGCTTCCCTGTTCTGGAATGGCCGTATCGGGAGGGATTGCGCCTGGACGAGGCGATGCACCCGCTGACGATTATGGCGACCGGTCTTTATGGGGAACCGATGCCCAACCAGAACGGTGCGCCGATCCGCTTGGTCGTTCCCTGGAAATACGGTTTCAAGAGTATCAAGAGCATCGTGCGGATCACCCTTACAGCGGATCAGCCGCTCGCCAGTTGGAACATGGCCCAACCCCGGGAATACGGCTTCTATAGTAATGTGAACCCAAATGTGGATCACCCGCGCTGGAGCCAAGCCACAGAACGGCGGATCGGCGGCGGGCTCTTTGCCAGTCGCCAGGACACGCTGATGTTCAATGGCTATGAGGATGAGGTGGCCAGTCTCTATGAGGGCATGGATCTGTCGGAATTCTTCTGA
- a CDS encoding fasciclin domain-containing protein — translation MLRRTLLALTASSFLAAPVFADGHAMDIVDTAADAGTFNTLVAAVEAAGLVDTLKSEGPFTVFAPTDDAFAALPEGTVESLLMEENRDQLVAILTYHVVPGAVMSGDLSDGMMAATVQGGEVMIGTEGGVTVNEANVVAADIEASNGVIHVIDAVILPEM, via the coding sequence ATGCTACGACGTACGCTTCTTGCCCTCACGGCTTCAAGCTTTCTGGCCGCTCCGGTCTTCGCTGACGGCCACGCGATGGATATCGTCGACACAGCCGCTGATGCCGGCACCTTCAACACACTCGTGGCGGCTGTTGAAGCCGCTGGCCTGGTCGACACGCTGAAGAGTGAAGGGCCATTCACCGTTTTCGCACCCACCGATGACGCCTTCGCCGCCCTGCCCGAAGGCACAGTCGAGTCGCTTCTGATGGAAGAGAACCGCGATCAGCTTGTGGCGATCTTGACCTATCATGTGGTGCCGGGCGCCGTGATGTCCGGCGATCTCAGCGATGGGATGATGGCCGCCACGGTCCAAGGTGGCGAAGTAATGATCGGAACCGAGGGCGGCGTGACGGTTAATGAGGCCAATGTGGTGGCCGCCGATATCGAAGCGTCCAACGGCGTGATCCATGTGATCGACGCGGTGATCTTGCCAGAGATGTAA